In Aegilops tauschii subsp. strangulata cultivar AL8/78 chromosome 3, Aet v6.0, whole genome shotgun sequence, one genomic interval encodes:
- the LOC109775663 gene encoding peroxidase 2-like, with protein MAASSCFPLAARCSLLLTAALVLALSLGAHGHAGADAGAGLSSSFYDDSCPGAGDIVRRVIQKARIADARIPASLIRLHFHDCFVQGCDGSLLLDNDLPAIMTEKEVPANDRSARGFKVVDNIKRVLEKACPGIVSCADILALASEISVELAGGPRWSVLLGRRDGTTTNIESANNLPSPFDSLEMLQEKFKNLGLDDTDLVALQGAHTFGRAQCQFTQRNCSAGQDEETLVNLDTVTPDVFDNKYYGNLLRGRAPLPSDQVMLSDPVAAATTARIVRRFSESQKDFFKNFAASMIKMGNISPLTGRAGEIRNNCRRVNRKPY; from the coding sequence ATGGCTGCTTCCTCTTGCTTCCCGTTAGCTGCTCGCTGCAGCCTCTTGCTCACGGCAGCGCTGGTCCTAGCGCTGAGCCTTGGAGCCCACGGTCATGCAGGTGCCGATGCCGGTGCCGGGTTAAGCTCGTCCTTCTACGACGACTCGTGCCCCGGAGCGGGCGACATTGTCCGGCGCGTCATCCAGAAAGCCCGCATCGCCGACGCACGCATCCCAGCCAGCCTCATCCGCCTTCACTTTCACGATTGCTTTGTTCAGGGCTGTGATGGCTCGCTGTTGTTAGACAACGACCTCCCGGCGATCATGACCGAGAAGGAGGTCCCTGCCAACGATAGGTCAGCACGCGGGTTCAAGGTGGTTGACAACATCAAGCGTGTGCTGGAGAAAGCATGCCCCGGCATCGTGTCCTGCGCCGACATCCTTGCCCTCGCCTCCGAGATATCCGTCGAGCTAGCTGGAGGGCCGCGCTGGAGTGTACTGCTGGGCCGCCGAGATGGCACGACCACCAACATCGAGAGTGCCAACAATCTCCCGAGCCCTTTCGACTCTCTCGAGATGCTCCAGGAGAAGTTCAAAAACTTGGGGCTCGACGACACTGACCTTGTCGCCCTCCAAGGAGCACACACCTTTGGGCGGGCGCAATGCCAGTTCACGCAGCGGAACTGCAGCGCCGGGCAGGACGAGGAGACGCTCGTGAATCTCGACACAGTCACCCCCGACGTCTTCGACAACAAGTATTACGGCAACCTCTTGCGTGGTCGCGCCCCTCTCCCGTCGGACCAGGTAATGTTGTCTGATCCCGTTGCCGCCGCGACCACCGCACGGATCGTTCGTAGGTTCTCTGAAAGCCAGAAGGACTTCTTCAAGAATTTCGCGGCCTCGATGATCAAAATGGGGAACATAAGCCCGCTCACCGGAAGGGCCGGGGAGATCAGGAACAACTGTCGGAGGGTGAACAGAAAACCATATTGA